Below is a genomic region from Streptomyces sp. RPA4-2.
TCGCTCGTACCGGCCTGATGACGCTCACCGACGCCGGGGTACGGAGCGTCTGGCTGCCCAGTGCGCCCTGCACCCCGGGGACCTGCGTGGAACGCACGGGATCCGTCGCGGCCGTACCACGGGCCGTGCTGCGGCTCACCGCGGTCGTCGCCCTGCTCGTCGTCGGCGTCGCGTTCTGCCCGGTCGGCGGACGGATCCCGTCCCGCGTGGTGCGGACCTGGGCCCGCGGGGTCGCCAGGGCGGCGGGCGTCCGGGTCCGGATCACCGGCGCCGCCGCACCCAGCGGCGGTCTGCTGATGGTCGCCAACCACATCTCGTGGCTGGACATCCCCCTGCTCGCCGCCGTCCGGCCGGCCAGGATGCTCGCCAAGTCCGAGATCCGGCAGTGGCCGGTCGCGGGTCCCCTGGCCGCGCGCGGTGGGGTCCTGTTCATCGAACGCGACCGGCTGCGCGCCCTGCCGGGCACGGTCGCGCACATCGCCGGGCTGCTGCGCGACGGTGCCGCCGTCGTGGCCTTCCCCGAGGGCAGCACCTGGTGCGGCCGGGCACAGGGGCACTTCCGGCGGGCCGTCTTCCAGGCCGCGCTGGACGCCGGGGTGCCGGTCCAGCCGGTGCGTCTGCACTACCGGTTCGCCCGGGGGACGGCGAGCACCGCGCCCGCCTTCGTCGGGGACGACTCCCTGCTCGCCTCGCTGTGGCGGGTGGTCTCGGCGCGCGGGCTCGTCGCCGACGTCGAGGTGCGGCCCGCGCTCACGCCGGGCAGTCATGCCGACCGACGTGACCTGGCCCGCGCGGCGCAGGGAGACCCGGGTCCCCGGGAGGCCCTCGCGCCGACCCTCCTCCACCTCTGACGAACCGTCACGGACCAGGGCGTACGCTCCGACAGGCACCCGGGAGCGTACGGCCTCGCCGGACGGCCGCCGCCACCGCGCCGGGCGCAACCCTGACGACCGGGGACCCTCGCGCTCGGTGCCCCGGTTGTTCACGGGATGGGTCAGGGGATGTGTACGGTCACGGACTTCCCGGGTTCGAGGGCGATCTGCCGACGGAACCCGCCGGCGCGCAGTTCGGTGCGTGTGCCGCCGACGCTGCGGATCGTGGCCGTGGTCGCCTTGCCGTTCCGCCAGGAGAAGTCCACCTCGAAGCCGCCCCGGGCGCCGATTCCGCTGACGGAACCCTTCTTCGACCAGGCCTGCGGCAACGCCGGCAGCAGTTCGACGACTCCCGGCCGTGAGTAGAGGATCATTTCCAGGGCCGCGGTGGGGCCACCGAGGTTCGCGTCGATCTGGAAGATCGTGTAGCTGCCCTGGCTGTACATGTCGAACCAGTTGGCCGAGGTGCCGTTGCCGTTGTTCATCGACGGCCGCAGGACGGTGAGATAGAGCTGGTACGCCTTTTCGGCGTCCTTCAGCCGCGACCAGCACAGCGACCGCCAGGCGCAGGCCCAGCCGAAGCTGTCCATGCCGCGCGCGGTGAGCAGCTTGCGTACGCCGTCGATGAGTTCGGGAGGGCTGGTGTCGGCGGAGATCCGGTCGCCGGGGTAGAACCCGATGAGGGGCGACAGATGGCGGTGTGTGGTCTCACCGAGGTTGTCCGGGCTCATCCACTCCTCGAGCCAGCCGCTCTTCGGGCTGACCCGGGGGAGGTAGAGCTTGGCCCGCATCCCGTCGAGTTCTGAGGCGAGCTGCCCGTCGCGGTCCAGGACGCGGGCCGCGGTCGTGAACTCGCCGAAGAGTTCCCACGCCAGTTCCTGCGCGTACGTGTTGCCCTTGCCGTCCGGTCCGTGCTCCGGCGACCAGGCGGTGTCGTCGACGAGGACCTCGCGCGAGGAACCGTCCGGGTCGGTGACCGTGGTCGTGAGGAGCCGTGACTTCCAGAACTCCGCGGCTCCCTTGAGCACGGGGTAGATGGTCTCCAGGTACGCGCGGTCCTGGGTGTACTCGTAGTGGCGCCACAGCGAGTTGCAGAGCCAGGCGTTGCCGGAGGGATGCCAGGCCCAGCCGCTGCCGCCGTGGACGTTGGTCGAGAAGGCGATGGCCCAGCCCGCGATCTTCCCGGTGCTGTTGCGGAATCGGTTGTCGGGGTTGTTGTAGAGCCGGTGGGTGACGTCCGTCCAGACGGGCAGTTGGGACCGGCAGTACCGGGCGAGGGCCTGGGCGTTCTCGCCCAGCCCGGCCGGGTCGGCCAGCCAGTAGTTCATCTGGATGTTGATGTCCGTGTGGTAATCGGCGTACCAGTCCGGGTTGTTGTTGTGGATCCACAGACCCTGGAGGTTCATGGGCAGCCAGTCCCTGGAACCGGTGATGGTCAGGTAGCGGCCGTACTGGACGTAGGTCGCCTCCAGTTCCGGGTCCGGGGTGGAGGCGTCGGTGTGTCTGACGGCGATGCGTGACCAGGAGTCCAACGACCGTTGCACCACGGAGGATGTGCCCAGGTCGAGGGAGAAGCGGTCGTAGAGGCGCCGGTAGTCGGCCACGTGCGTGGCGAGCAGGGTGGTGCCGGGGACCTTCGCCGCGGCGGAGACCTTGGCGCGGGCCACGGCGAGCGGGTCGGTGGCCGGCTCGCGGAAGTCCTTGCCGGCGTCGGGTGAGTAGTCGGTGCCCGCGCACACGACGATCAGAAGCTCACGGCACCCGGAGAAGGACAGCTTGTCGCCGTCCGCGCGGATCGTGCCCGTGGTGCTGACCGCGCTCACCGAAGCCGCGTACCGCAGGCCGTTCTTGAGGGTGCCGGCGAACGAGAGTCGGCGGTCGCCGTACGAGGTGGACTCGTCGTGGGTGCCTTCCAGGGAGACGGTGCCGGTGTGGGTGCCGCCTCCGGTGAGTCTGATGACGACGACATCGTCCGGATGGCTGGCGTAGGCCTCCCGGCGGAAGGGGACGCCCTGGTGCCGGTAGGTCGCGGACACGACACCGTTGCTCAGGTCGAGGCTGCGTCTGTAGTCGCTGATCGTCCCGGCCGTGTAGTCCGGCAGCGTGACGCGAAGCTTGGCCAGCAGGCCGAAGCTGCCGAAGTCGTCCGGTCCATAGGGGAGTTGGCCGTCTTCGGTGGGAGTGTCGTTGCGTCCGCCGGTCCAGAACGAGCCGTCGGTGAGGTAGAGGAAGTCGTCCGCCGGGTCACAGCCGATCAGGGCGCCCAGCCGGCCGTTGCCCAGGGGCAGGGCCTCCTGGATGATGCGTGACTCGGCGGCGGGTGTGCGATACCAGAGGGTGGTCGCCTCGGCTTCCGGAACGAGCGTCACCCGGTCCGGGCGCTCGGGAGCGGCGTGCGCGGCGAACGGCGGCAGGCCGCCGAAGACCGCGAGACCGCCACCGGCGGCCCCGGTGAGGCGAAGGAAGTCACGACGGGAGGAAGAAGGCACGGCA
It encodes:
- a CDS encoding lysophospholipid acyltransferase family protein; this encodes MTLTDAGVRSVWLPSAPCTPGTCVERTGSVAAVPRAVLRLTAVVALLVVGVAFCPVGGRIPSRVVRTWARGVARAAGVRVRITGAAAPSGGLLMVANHISWLDIPLLAAVRPARMLAKSEIRQWPVAGPLAARGGVLFIERDRLRALPGTVAHIAGLLRDGAAVVAFPEGSTWCGRAQGHFRRAVFQAALDAGVPVQPVRLHYRFARGTASTAPAFVGDDSLLASLWRVVSARGLVADVEVRPALTPGSHADRRDLARAAQGDPGPREALAPTLLHL
- a CDS encoding glycoside hydrolase N-terminal domain-containing protein — translated: MPSSSRRDFLRLTGAAGGGLAVFGGLPPFAAHAAPERPDRVTLVPEAEATTLWYRTPAAESRIIQEALPLGNGRLGALIGCDPADDFLYLTDGSFWTGGRNDTPTEDGQLPYGPDDFGSFGLLAKLRVTLPDYTAGTISDYRRSLDLSNGVVSATYRHQGVPFRREAYASHPDDVVVIRLTGGGTHTGTVSLEGTHDESTSYGDRRLSFAGTLKNGLRYAASVSAVSTTGTIRADGDKLSFSGCRELLIVVCAGTDYSPDAGKDFREPATDPLAVARAKVSAAAKVPGTTLLATHVADYRRLYDRFSLDLGTSSVVQRSLDSWSRIAVRHTDASTPDPELEATYVQYGRYLTITGSRDWLPMNLQGLWIHNNNPDWYADYHTDINIQMNYWLADPAGLGENAQALARYCRSQLPVWTDVTHRLYNNPDNRFRNSTGKIAGWAIAFSTNVHGGSGWAWHPSGNAWLCNSLWRHYEYTQDRAYLETIYPVLKGAAEFWKSRLLTTTVTDPDGSSREVLVDDTAWSPEHGPDGKGNTYAQELAWELFGEFTTAARVLDRDGQLASELDGMRAKLYLPRVSPKSGWLEEWMSPDNLGETTHRHLSPLIGFYPGDRISADTSPPELIDGVRKLLTARGMDSFGWACAWRSLCWSRLKDAEKAYQLYLTVLRPSMNNGNGTSANWFDMYSQGSYTIFQIDANLGGPTAALEMILYSRPGVVELLPALPQAWSKKGSVSGIGARGGFEVDFSWRNGKATTATIRSVGGTRTELRAGGFRRQIALEPGKSVTVHIP